Proteins encoded within one genomic window of Chlorobaculum sp. MV4-Y:
- a CDS encoding GNAT family N-acetyltransferase: MSIKVIPIITPMSLDDRSAVIDIFNYYVEHSFAAYPEKAVPYEFYETRLKLCQGFPNGVLRRESSEVAGFGMLRPYSPIPTFSRTAEMTYFIRQEHTGQELGTVILDYLTDGGKKMGLDSILASVSSLNEDGMKFHLRHGFVECGRFRNIGRKQGKVFDVVYYQKML; the protein is encoded by the coding sequence ATGAGTATCAAAGTGATACCGATCATTACGCCCATGTCTCTTGATGACAGGAGTGCTGTTATCGATATTTTCAACTACTACGTGGAGCACTCGTTTGCCGCTTATCCGGAAAAGGCAGTTCCCTATGAGTTTTACGAGACTCGTCTGAAGTTGTGCCAAGGTTTTCCCAACGGAGTGCTGAGAAGGGAATCCAGTGAAGTTGCCGGTTTTGGAATGCTTCGGCCATACAGTCCGATACCGACCTTTTCGAGGACGGCAGAGATGACCTATTTCATCAGGCAGGAGCATACCGGCCAGGAACTTGGCACTGTCATCCTCGATTATCTGACTGACGGCGGAAAAAAGATGGGTCTCGACAGTATTCTCGCCAGCGTCTCTTCACTGAACGAAGACGGTATGAAATTCCACTTGCGACACGGTTTTGTGGAATGCGGCCGGTTCAGAAATATTGGCCGGAAGCAGGGAAAGGTTTTCGACGTTGTGTACTATCAGAAAATGCTGTAG
- the mgtE gene encoding magnesium transporter has product MIGTPILPEIRELIEQRNFSALQRLFDDWLPVDLAELISDLPENEQAILFRLLTKDAATETFEYLDFDAQQNLLNALTQKDVTHILNSMSADDRTALLEELPGPVAQELIKLLSFKEFKIAKTLLAYAEDSVGRLMSPDFLSVKKDWEISRVLEYIRTHGHESETLNVIYAVDDHGKLVGEMLARDLLLSPLDKRVEEIIDEDKLITLTATQDQKDALEAFKRYDRVALPVVDSNGYLIGIVTVDDMLDVAEEEETEDIQKFGAIEALEEPYIDVPLPELVKKRAVWLVVLFLSEMLTASAMSHFEDELAKAIVLATFIPLVISSGGNSGSQAATLIIRSLSLGEISIRDWWNVMRREILSGLMLGSILGTIGFIRVILWAAILGHLTQVWIRIGFTVGFSLIGIVLWGTFAGSMLPMLLKRLGLDPATSSAPFVATLVDVTGIVIYFSVASLILKGVLL; this is encoded by the coding sequence ATGATCGGCACTCCAATCCTTCCCGAAATCCGCGAGCTGATCGAGCAGAGGAACTTCAGCGCCCTGCAACGCCTCTTCGACGACTGGCTCCCGGTTGACCTAGCCGAACTGATCTCCGACCTGCCCGAAAACGAGCAGGCGATTCTCTTCAGGCTGCTCACCAAGGACGCAGCCACCGAAACCTTTGAGTACCTCGACTTCGACGCCCAGCAGAACCTCCTCAACGCGCTGACGCAGAAGGATGTCACGCACATCCTCAACAGCATGTCGGCGGATGACCGCACGGCACTGCTCGAAGAGCTGCCCGGCCCGGTGGCGCAGGAGCTGATCAAGCTGCTCTCGTTCAAGGAGTTCAAGATCGCCAAGACGCTGCTGGCCTACGCCGAAGACAGCGTCGGAAGGCTCATGTCACCGGACTTCCTGAGCGTCAAGAAAGACTGGGAAATCAGCCGCGTACTCGAATACATCCGCACCCACGGCCATGAAAGCGAAACGCTGAACGTTATCTACGCGGTGGACGACCACGGCAAGCTCGTCGGCGAAATGCTCGCCCGCGACCTGTTGCTCTCGCCGCTTGACAAGAGGGTTGAAGAGATCATCGACGAAGACAAGCTGATCACCCTCACGGCCACGCAGGATCAGAAAGACGCGCTCGAAGCGTTCAAACGCTACGACCGGGTCGCACTGCCGGTCGTCGATTCCAACGGATACCTGATCGGCATCGTCACCGTTGACGACATGCTCGACGTCGCCGAAGAGGAGGAGACCGAAGACATCCAGAAGTTCGGCGCTATCGAAGCTCTGGAAGAACCGTACATCGACGTGCCGCTACCGGAGCTGGTCAAGAAACGCGCCGTCTGGCTGGTGGTGCTCTTCCTCAGTGAAATGCTCACCGCATCGGCAATGAGCCACTTCGAAGACGAGCTTGCCAAGGCAATTGTGCTGGCGACCTTCATTCCGCTGGTCATATCGAGCGGTGGCAACTCGGGCTCGCAGGCGGCAACACTCATTATCCGCTCCCTTTCACTCGGAGAAATTTCCATCCGTGACTGGTGGAACGTAATGCGTCGAGAAATCCTTTCGGGACTGATGCTTGGCAGCATTCTTGGCACAATTGGCTTTATTCGGGTTATCTTGTGGGCCGCTATTCTCGGGCACCTTACACAGGTCTGGATACGGATCGGTTTTACTGTAGGCTTTTCACTGATCGGTATCGTGCTCTGGGGAACCTTTGCCGGCTCCATGCTCCCGATGCTGCTCAAACGCCTCGGTCTCGACCCGGCCACCTCGTCAGCACCATTCGTTGCTACGCTGGTGGACGTTACCGGCATTGTCATCTACTTCAGCGTTGCATCGCTGATTCTCAAAGGCGTGTTGCTGTGA
- the mnmA gene encoding tRNA 2-thiouridine(34) synthase MnmA: MNSQRHVIIGLSGGVDSSTAACLLVRQGFRVTGLNIRVLDTPDDAPVLRPSTMRISDREEFDFPLFTLNLSAKFARDVIGYFHNDYLAGRTPNPCMVCNKTVKWHGLFEAMRLLGADLVATGHYARTELRDGVTRLRKGSDPEKDQSYFLWMLTQAELAKTLFPLGGYTKPEVRELARSFGVHAAEKKESQEICFVPHDDYCAYLAGAIPGLEARVAGGEIVDQTGKVIGHHRGYPFYTIGQRRGLGIATGEPVYVTTIDAAHNRIHVGSKSDLECKSLIASGMNWSGIAAPGAPFDAEARIRYRDRQSACTVKPLDSDRARVSFREPKLCVACGQAVVFYDGDEVLGGGIITEVNPEKES, from the coding sequence ATGAACTCACAGCGACATGTCATCATCGGCCTCTCGGGAGGCGTTGATTCCTCGACGGCGGCTTGCCTGCTCGTCCGGCAGGGATTCCGCGTAACGGGGCTGAACATCCGGGTGCTGGATACTCCGGACGATGCTCCGGTGTTAAGGCCATCGACAATGCGGATCAGCGACCGCGAAGAATTTGATTTTCCACTCTTTACGCTGAACCTGAGCGCAAAGTTCGCCCGAGATGTGATCGGTTACTTTCATAACGACTATCTCGCCGGAAGGACCCCAAATCCCTGCATGGTGTGCAACAAGACCGTCAAGTGGCACGGGCTTTTCGAGGCGATGCGGCTACTCGGAGCCGACCTCGTGGCGACCGGCCACTACGCCCGCACGGAGCTGCGCGACGGCGTGACGCGGCTTCGCAAGGGGAGCGATCCAGAGAAAGATCAGAGCTATTTTCTCTGGATGCTGACTCAGGCGGAGCTTGCCAAAACCCTGTTCCCCCTCGGCGGCTACACCAAGCCCGAGGTGCGGGAGCTTGCCCGTTCGTTCGGGGTTCACGCGGCGGAAAAGAAGGAGAGCCAAGAGATCTGCTTCGTACCGCACGACGACTATTGCGCCTACCTCGCCGGCGCGATTCCTGGCCTCGAAGCACGGGTGGCGGGTGGCGAGATTGTCGATCAGACAGGCAAGGTGATCGGCCACCACCGCGGCTACCCGTTCTACACCATAGGCCAGCGGCGCGGCCTCGGCATCGCGACCGGCGAGCCGGTCTATGTGACAACGATCGATGCCGCGCATAACCGCATCCATGTCGGCAGCAAATCCGATCTCGAATGCAAGAGCCTCATCGCCTCCGGCATGAACTGGAGCGGCATCGCCGCGCCCGGCGCGCCGTTCGACGCCGAAGCGCGAATCCGCTACCGCGACCGGCAGAGCGCCTGCACGGTCAAGCCGCTTGACAGCGACCGGGCGCGCGTGAGCTTCCGCGAGCCGAAGCTTTGCGTCGCCTGCGGGCAGGCGGTGGTCTTCTACGACGGCGACGAGGTGCTTGGCGGCGGGATTATTACCGAGGTGAATCCTGAAAAAGAGTCATGA
- a CDS encoding alpha/beta hydrolase produces the protein MLKRNNDAFTWLDYNRRPDEQSPLLVMLHGYGSNEKDLISLASYLDSRLRVVSVRAPLVLAPEMYGWFPIEFTPGGITVDREAARQMADKLAVFLEKLIGTLQPTGEKVFLMGFSQGSVMSYLTAFRNPELLHGVIALSGQLPDGRPETDALPTGLAEVPFLVQHGLFDDVLPIDRGRQADAWLRDKIADFTYREYPMAHQIDQESLNFLASWLSERIDRLVS, from the coding sequence ATGCTCAAGCGCAATAACGATGCCTTTACCTGGCTCGATTACAACCGCCGTCCTGACGAACAAAGTCCGCTGCTGGTCATGCTGCATGGCTACGGCAGCAACGAAAAAGACCTCATCAGCCTGGCAAGCTATCTCGATTCGCGGCTTCGCGTCGTAAGCGTGCGCGCGCCGCTGGTGCTCGCTCCGGAGATGTACGGCTGGTTCCCGATCGAGTTCACGCCCGGCGGCATTACTGTTGATCGCGAGGCTGCGCGGCAGATGGCCGACAAACTCGCGGTGTTTCTGGAAAAGCTCATCGGGACACTCCAGCCAACCGGCGAAAAAGTGTTCCTCATGGGCTTCAGCCAGGGATCGGTAATGAGCTACCTGACGGCGTTTCGCAACCCGGAGCTATTGCATGGCGTAATTGCCCTCAGCGGGCAGCTTCCCGACGGACGGCCCGAGACCGACGCCTTGCCGACGGGACTCGCCGAAGTGCCGTTCCTCGTGCAGCACGGGCTTTTCGACGACGTGTTGCCCATCGACCGGGGACGGCAGGCCGATGCGTGGCTCCGCGACAAAATTGCCGACTTCACCTACCGCGAATATCCGATGGCACACCAGATCGATCAGGAGTCGCTCAACTTCCTCGCTTCGTGGCTTTCGGAGCGTATCGACCGGCTCGTTTCGTGA